The Apibacter raozihei genome contains a region encoding:
- a CDS encoding carboxypeptidase regulatory-like domain-containing protein, with the protein MMKFRLSCLIVFFYQVIIAQTMIFGYLKDQDGKPVNHATISLGEDRSLQVSTDFVGYFQIKDLTPGKYLLIVTKSGYIPSTLSFTLSQGEIKKDMGEIKLEYNPSQVDVGMITLTDGDLSTDEGSTVGQTGIGLLQASRDVFSRTAAFELGAYWFKVRGTDNRYSNILFNGIPMSKNHTGRPDFGNWGGLNNVIKYPYELAENNTVSDFSFSDLGGTTYYDTRASNYRKGLNLSYSLTNRTYQHRLMATYSTGMLPSGWAFTISGSRRWMEEGVIDGTYNDSYAYFASIEKKLSDKHRINLTAFGSPSRKSGSSPNTQEAYDLRGKNYNSYWGWQDGDKRNERVKRIFEPMFMLSHYWDISPKTLLTTTASYQFGYNKSSRLNRFEADNPSPTYYKNLPSYWLSVGNATEYQRMLDAWESNDTSVTQVNWERLYNANYNAPTYTDPYSGITGRRATFFLVDDVIKDKTFNAATHLSTQFADNWKFILNLNYQNLNSENYREVNDLLGADLVINKSSFLKGDGSATSIDDYNIERPGSVARKGDKTEYYYKLHRQEVSANATTRLTLDKWEMAVSLLFAWNEAYRDGKFRHGLYADNSYGKSNKANFIESGMRAGLTYKMNGRNFITLNAAYYESAPTLNEIFANPRLNNQMSPNLTNQKINASDISYVLRTPTVKARATGYYTKIKDAVEITRYYAQGVSLDGNGDAFISEVLTGVEKDYLGTEIGIDWKIMTSLTLSGIASVGQYTYKNNPDLYILSDVATGVNSFGKSYIKDYKIAGTPQKGYSLGLRYNNPRYWWVGVTGNFLQDIYSDISALSRTKNFVMEDPAYPYEGATPETVRAVLKQKQYQDVFMLNANAGKSFRFGKYSMGVSLSVNNIFNERGYVTGAFEQGRYSNYAQLAEDQARTYPLFGNKLFYDRGRSYFLNVYLRF; encoded by the coding sequence ATGATGAAATTTAGGCTGAGTTGTCTGATAGTGTTTTTCTATCAGGTAATCATTGCACAAACTATGATTTTCGGCTATCTTAAAGATCAGGATGGCAAGCCCGTAAATCATGCCACAATAAGCTTAGGGGAAGATCGCTCTTTACAGGTTTCTACAGATTTTGTCGGATATTTCCAGATAAAAGATCTTACTCCGGGAAAATATCTTTTAATTGTAACAAAATCCGGATACATTCCTTCCACATTATCTTTTACACTTTCACAGGGAGAAATAAAAAAAGATATGGGCGAAATTAAATTGGAATACAATCCTTCGCAGGTAGATGTCGGAATGATCACGTTAACAGACGGAGATTTATCTACAGATGAAGGATCTACCGTAGGACAAACAGGAATAGGGTTGTTACAGGCTTCAAGAGATGTCTTTTCACGTACTGCAGCCTTTGAGCTGGGAGCGTATTGGTTTAAAGTCCGGGGTACGGATAACCGGTATTCCAATATTTTATTTAACGGTATACCCATGTCAAAAAACCATACCGGGAGACCCGATTTTGGTAACTGGGGAGGGCTGAACAACGTAATTAAATATCCGTATGAGTTGGCCGAGAATAATACCGTATCCGATTTTTCTTTCAGCGATCTGGGAGGAACCACCTACTACGATACGCGGGCATCCAACTATCGCAAAGGATTAAATTTATCTTATTCGTTAACTAACCGTACTTATCAGCATCGTTTAATGGCTACCTATTCTACAGGTATGCTCCCTTCCGGATGGGCTTTTACTATTTCGGGATCCCGCAGATGGATGGAAGAAGGTGTAATTGACGGTACCTATAATGATTCTTATGCATATTTTGCTTCTATAGAAAAAAAATTGTCGGATAAACATAGAATTAACCTGACAGCTTTTGGCTCACCTTCAAGAAAATCGGGTTCCAGTCCTAATACACAGGAAGCATATGATTTAAGAGGCAAGAACTACAACTCGTATTGGGGTTGGCAGGATGGAGATAAAAGAAATGAGAGAGTAAAACGTATTTTTGAACCCATGTTCATGCTGAGCCATTACTGGGACATTTCACCAAAGACCTTATTGACAACCACAGCCTCTTATCAGTTCGGGTATAATAAAAGTTCCCGTTTGAACCGTTTCGAAGCCGATAATCCATCCCCTACTTATTATAAAAATTTGCCCAGCTACTGGTTAAGTGTAGGAAATGCTACTGAATATCAAAGAATGCTGGATGCATGGGAGAGCAACGATACCTCAGTTACTCAGGTAAACTGGGAACGGTTATACAATGCAAATTATAATGCTCCTACTTACACAGATCCGTATAGCGGGATAACCGGCAGACGTGCAACTTTTTTCTTAGTAGACGATGTGATTAAAGATAAAACCTTTAATGCTGCCACTCACTTAAGTACTCAGTTTGCAGATAATTGGAAATTTATCCTTAATTTGAATTATCAGAATCTGAATTCTGAAAATTACAGGGAAGTCAACGATTTGCTGGGAGCAGACCTTGTAATTAACAAATCTTCTTTTCTGAAAGGAGATGGTTCTGCAACTTCAATTGATGATTATAATATTGAACGCCCGGGAAGTGTAGCCAGAAAAGGAGATAAAACAGAATATTATTACAAACTACACCGTCAGGAAGTATCTGCCAATGCAACTACCCGGTTAACTCTGGATAAATGGGAAATGGCTGTATCTTTATTATTTGCCTGGAATGAGGCCTACAGAGACGGTAAATTCAGACATGGCCTATACGCAGATAATTCTTACGGAAAAAGTAATAAAGCTAATTTCATAGAGTCAGGAATGCGGGCAGGTCTTACATATAAAATGAACGGGCGTAATTTTATTACCTTAAATGCGGCCTATTATGAATCTGCTCCTACCTTAAACGAAATATTTGCTAATCCTCGTTTAAACAATCAGATGAGTCCTAACCTGACCAATCAAAAAATAAACGCCAGTGATATTAGTTACGTGCTTCGTACTCCAACAGTAAAAGCAAGGGCTACAGGATATTATACGAAAATTAAAGATGCAGTGGAAATTACCCGCTACTATGCTCAGGGGGTTAGTCTGGATGGTAATGGGGATGCATTTATATCTGAAGTGCTCACCGGGGTGGAAAAAGATTATCTGGGCACAGAAATCGGTATTGACTGGAAAATCATGACTTCGCTTACATTATCGGGAATTGCTTCTGTAGGACAGTACACTTATAAAAATAACCCGGATTTATATATTTTAAGCGATGTGGCTACCGGTGTAAACAGCTTTGGTAAATCGTATATAAAAGATTACAAAATAGCAGGAACACCTCAAAAAGGATATTCCTTAGGACTTAGATACAATAATCCCAGATATTGGTGGGTAGGAGTAACCGGAAATTTCCTACAAGATATATATTCAGATATTTCAGCACTTTCCAGAACTAAAAACTTTGTTATGGAAGATCCTGCTTATCCGTATGAAGGAGCAACACCGGAAACTGTACGGGCTGTATTAAAACAAAAACAATATCAGGACGTATTTATGCTGAATGCAAATGCAGGTAAATCTTTCCGTTTTGGAAAATACAGTATGGGAGTAAGTCTTTCAGTTAACAATATTTTTAATGAAAGAGGATATGTTACCGGAGCTTTTGAACAGGGACGATATTCAAACTATGCTCAGCTTGCAGAAGATCAGGCAAGGACTTATCCCTTGTTTGGAAACAAATTATTTTACGATAGGGGTAGATCTTACTTCCTAAATGTGTATTTACGATTCTAA
- a CDS encoding shikimate dehydrogenase family protein — MNLGLLGKNISYSFSQNYFSQKFKTLGLDGYTYQIFDIQDKKDIPTLFEMEELNGFNITIPYKQEIIKYLDELSPEAEKIGAVNTVKISGNKKTGYNTDAVGFKNSLIPLLKPHHTSALILGSGGASKAVAYVLNSLQIDYLVVSRTGNTNYDLLDQKILDNHPLIINTTPVGTFPNIEHMPSVPFEHFTPEHLVYDLIYNPEETRLLTAARNKGAQIKNGLEMLHLQAEAAWDIWNS, encoded by the coding sequence ATGAATCTGGGTCTTCTGGGAAAAAACATATCTTATTCCTTTTCACAAAATTATTTTTCACAAAAATTTAAAACATTGGGTTTGGATGGATATACATATCAAATATTTGATATACAGGATAAGAAAGATATTCCTACACTTTTTGAAATGGAAGAACTAAACGGTTTCAATATCACCATACCCTACAAACAGGAGATTATTAAGTATTTAGATGAACTAAGCCCTGAAGCTGAGAAAATTGGTGCAGTTAATACAGTAAAAATATCCGGAAATAAAAAAACAGGTTATAATACAGATGCTGTTGGTTTTAAAAATTCGCTGATTCCCTTATTAAAACCTCATCATACTTCGGCCCTTATATTAGGCAGTGGAGGTGCATCCAAAGCTGTAGCCTATGTTTTAAATTCTCTACAGATTGATTACCTGGTTGTTTCCAGGACAGGAAATACTAATTACGACTTACTGGATCAGAAAATTCTGGATAATCACCCTTTAATTATTAATACAACTCCCGTGGGAACTTTTCCTAATATCGAACATATGCCTTCTGTTCCTTTTGAGCATTTTACTCCTGAACATCTGGTCTATGATCTCATCTATAATCCTGAGGAAACCCGACTGCTAACCGCAGCCCGAAATAAAGGAGCTCAAATTAAGAACGGTCTGGAAATGCTTCACCTGCAAGCAGAAGCCGCCTGGGATATCTGGAATTCCTGA
- a CDS encoding DUF5689 domain-containing protein, translating into MKTVKTFLKIWIAFFVVYSTTACVHDDDYKAPAPNAGQELTPTRTLTEIRSSAPLFTGKTVNDTLAESLPFGDDDILEGFVISSDQAGNIYKNLFIVTADGKEGIMLSINKSSIYTYYPLGAKIYVKLKGLYYGKQNGMVQIGMKPTQSTRYIVDQISPNVMTSQIVLGNERKDEEDLVIKTNASGKPLTVKDVNNNEAYLCTLVELSDLEFNEAGSTFVREKTATNNQVNDLPTDYFTVRVSDYANFGSYTIPYSEGRARGVVTRYDGSYKTYQFLLRSINDLQGFDKTPPLFYETFSNCLKADGTAWASPWPKISNVTGFDMGAPVQYSDANATADVRSTASINKHVWFPANRASSLTIAGINTSGITNVRVSYKLRTNNAVSSDASILKVKCNGIELTIPPTEISNSGYVTIKPSEDLPSTETMTLEFYTTATLNTVGIRIDNIKVTGDSK; encoded by the coding sequence ATGAAAACAGTTAAAACGTTTCTTAAAATATGGATAGCCTTTTTTGTTGTTTATTCAACTACGGCCTGTGTCCACGATGATGATTATAAAGCCCCTGCTCCAAATGCAGGTCAGGAGTTAACACCTACTCGTACCCTGACGGAGATACGATCTTCCGCTCCTCTTTTTACCGGGAAAACGGTAAATGACACTCTTGCGGAATCTCTTCCTTTTGGCGACGATGATATTCTCGAGGGATTTGTAATTTCTTCCGATCAGGCAGGGAATATTTATAAAAATTTATTTATAGTAACTGCCGATGGAAAGGAGGGAATTATGCTAAGTATTAACAAATCCAGCATTTATACCTATTATCCTTTGGGGGCAAAAATATACGTGAAGCTAAAAGGACTTTATTACGGAAAACAAAATGGAATGGTACAGATTGGAATGAAACCTACACAATCTACACGATATATTGTGGATCAGATTTCTCCAAACGTGATGACCTCTCAGATAGTTCTTGGCAACGAGAGAAAAGATGAAGAAGATTTAGTTATAAAAACAAATGCTTCAGGAAAACCATTAACGGTAAAAGATGTAAACAATAATGAAGCCTATTTGTGCACATTGGTTGAGCTGAGTGATCTTGAATTCAATGAGGCAGGCTCAACTTTTGTAAGAGAAAAAACAGCTACTAATAATCAGGTAAATGACTTGCCAACGGATTATTTTACCGTAAGGGTAAGTGATTATGCAAATTTTGGTTCTTATACCATTCCGTACTCAGAAGGAAGGGCAAGGGGAGTGGTCACTCGTTATGATGGCTCATACAAAACCTATCAGTTTCTGCTTAGAAGCATTAACGATTTACAAGGTTTTGATAAAACTCCACCACTGTTTTACGAAACGTTTTCCAATTGTCTGAAAGCAGATGGAACAGCATGGGCAAGTCCGTGGCCGAAAATATCTAACGTAACCGGGTTTGACATGGGAGCTCCTGTACAGTACAGCGATGCCAACGCTACGGCCGATGTACGTTCAACAGCTTCTATTAACAAACATGTCTGGTTTCCTGCCAATCGGGCTTCATCATTAACCATAGCGGGAATAAATACTTCCGGAATTACTAATGTTAGGGTATCATATAAGCTCAGAACGAACAATGCGGTTTCTTCCGATGCCTCAATTTTAAAAGTAAAATGCAACGGAATAGAGTTAACCATTCCTCCCACAGAAATATCCAACAGCGGGTATGTAACTATTAAACCTTCGGAGGATTTGCCTTCTACAGAAACTATGACTCTGGAGTTTTATACAACAGCAACGCTGAATACGGTAGGGATACGTATTGATAATATAAAAGTAACAGGTGATTCAAAATAA
- a CDS encoding UbiA family prenyltransferase: protein MEASSTNILLINLSLLVRVRILNVIMLILAMYISAFYLFDHTGLFWEKFKNIKLHGIVFSSALSAMAGYIINFFYDQDKDQIYRPISTMMQRFIQQSTALRIYLIFNFISLTITLFLSYRIFIFFLVYQFLIWLYSHKLSRLVFINNLTNSILMIFPFLALFLFYENYAPYILYLAVFLFLIILIRDIFKDFHSVKYDTLFQYHTLPNTLGFIPTKIILIFLLILLTWVSVHLTFEPHLVEIRLYYLLTALLCMGLIPGLWFSDRRLIQVLIIMIKFWIFLGTISLLFIDGNPLPLHFRG, encoded by the coding sequence ATGGAAGCTTCAAGTACTAATATTTTACTTATTAATTTGTCTCTTTTGGTGAGAGTACGAATATTAAATGTGATCATGCTTATTCTGGCAATGTACATTTCGGCTTTCTACCTGTTTGATCACACCGGTCTTTTCTGGGAAAAATTCAAAAATATAAAACTTCACGGCATAGTTTTCTCTTCGGCACTCAGTGCGATGGCGGGCTACATCATTAATTTTTTTTACGATCAGGATAAAGATCAAATTTATCGACCTATTTCTACAATGATGCAACGATTTATACAACAAAGCACTGCATTAAGAATTTATCTGATTTTCAATTTTATATCCCTCACAATTACTTTATTTTTGTCTTATAGAATTTTTATTTTTTTTCTGGTTTACCAATTCTTAATATGGTTATATAGTCATAAACTCAGCCGGCTGGTTTTTATTAATAATCTCACCAATTCTATATTGATGATATTTCCTTTCCTGGCACTCTTTCTGTTCTATGAAAATTATGCTCCCTACATTTTATATCTTGCCGTTTTCCTTTTTCTCATTATTCTGATCCGGGATATTTTTAAAGATTTTCATTCGGTAAAATATGACACACTTTTTCAATACCATACTCTTCCTAACACTTTGGGGTTCATTCCAACCAAAATAATACTTATCTTTTTACTTATACTTTTAACCTGGGTTTCCGTACATCTTACCTTTGAACCACATTTAGTCGAAATCAGGCTATATTACCTGCTCACAGCATTATTATGCATGGGGCTTATACCCGGACTTTGGTTTTCTGATCGACGTTTAATTCAGGTTCTGATAATTATGATTAAATTCTGGATTTTTTTAGGAACTATTTCCCTATTATTTATTGATGGGAATCCCTTACCTTTGCATTTTAGAGGTTAG
- a CDS encoding SDR family NAD(P)-dependent oxidoreductase: protein MQKTALITGSTSGIGKATAELFAHHGIDLILCGRRAERLEEVQSELKEKVKVMTLQFDVSDRDSVVNAINSIPEEWKKKLTVLINNAGNAHGLDSFQEASLDDFDSMIDSNVRGVLNVSKSVVPILIANGQGGHIVNLSSIAGKETYPKGSVYCATKHAVEAISKGMRMDLLSEGIKVTNIAPGAVETEFSLVRFKGDAHKADAVYQGFEPLRAVDIADAIYYAVSRPDHVQIADMTLLPKAQASGTIFNKKS from the coding sequence ATGCAAAAGACAGCTTTAATTACAGGATCTACTTCAGGAATCGGAAAAGCAACAGCAGAACTGTTTGCGCATCACGGTATTGATTTAATTCTTTGTGGAAGAAGGGCAGAACGTTTGGAGGAAGTTCAGTCTGAGCTCAAGGAAAAGGTAAAAGTGATGACCTTACAATTTGATGTGAGTGACAGAGACTCGGTTGTAAACGCTATAAACAGTATTCCGGAAGAATGGAAGAAAAAGCTGACTGTTCTTATTAATAATGCAGGGAATGCTCACGGGCTGGATTCTTTTCAGGAGGCATCTTTGGATGATTTTGACTCTATGATTGACTCTAATGTCAGAGGTGTTTTAAACGTTTCCAAGTCAGTGGTTCCTATACTAATTGCAAATGGTCAGGGTGGACATATCGTAAACCTCAGTTCTATTGCAGGTAAAGAAACCTATCCCAAAGGTTCCGTATACTGTGCTACCAAACATGCTGTTGAGGCTATAAGCAAGGGGATGCGGATGGATTTACTTTCGGAAGGAATCAAAGTGACTAATATAGCTCCCGGAGCTGTAGAAACAGAATTTTCTCTTGTTCGTTTTAAAGGAGATGCTCATAAAGCTGATGCTGTTTACCAAGGTTTTGAACCTTTACGGGCAGTAGATATTGCGGATGCTATTTATTATGCTGTTTCCAGACCCGATCATGTACAGATAGCAGACATGACCCTATTACCTAAAGCTCAGGCATCAGGAACTATATTTAATAAAAAATCATAA
- a CDS encoding transposase, with protein sequence MSRRYKFHNPDRLYFISFAVKDWVDVFTRNEYKDILVDSSNFCRNHKGLELFAWCIMTNHVHMIVRAEEGCLLQNILRDFKGFASREILKAISNNPWLDDAIKRGDNFRLVSNPLNEKAIYVTDNLREFVLDVNGNKIQSIFGREVEYLKSKGYTILLDGTAIK encoded by the coding sequence ATGAGTAGAAGATATAAATTTCATAATCCTGATAGGCTTTACTTTATCAGCTTTGCTGTTAAAGATTGGGTTGATGTTTTTACCCGTAATGAATATAAAGATATATTGGTTGACAGTTCGAATTTTTGTCGGAACCATAAGGGCTTGGAACTGTTTGCATGGTGTATAATGACCAATCATGTTCATATGATTGTTAGAGCAGAGGAAGGGTGTTTGCTACAAAATATATTGAGGGATTTTAAAGGCTTTGCATCCAGAGAAATATTAAAAGCAATCAGTAATAATCCATGGCTGGATGATGCTATTAAAAGAGGAGATAATTTTAGGTTAGTTTCCAATCCATTGAACGAAAAAGCTATTTATGTTACTGACAATCTTCGTGAATTTGTCTTAGATGTAAATGGTAATAAAATACAATCTATCTTTGGTCGAGAAGTTGAATATTTGAAATCAAAAGGCTACACTATCCTTCTGGATGGTACAGCCATAAAATAA
- the mltG gene encoding endolytic transglycosylase MltG gives MKKVFRLILVLICIGVIAGIFIGYPYYKKNYSSNISRNGIVFIPTHATYDQVRKILSPYLIDAASFDHSAHQSDLSKKVKAGKYKLLKGETNKEIIRKISLGLQEEVHLRLKSYDDVYELAGDLGKNLESDSITFINYFKSVAHQKGFSDVEQLKIFFTPDTYFMYWNTPPQEFFSRFDKMYTNFWTDQRIDQAQTLGLTRLEVYTLASIVQREYMKKDELPVIASLYLNRLKKGMKLQSDPTVIYAERKVKGFKVLIRRVKNLSVDSPYNTYKYKGLPPLPICMVNEFVIDAVLNPAKTDYLFMCAIENTGRHAFTSNADEHMRNARAYREWLDKRGIK, from the coding sequence ATGAAAAAAGTTTTCAGACTAATCTTAGTTCTTATTTGTATAGGTGTAATAGCAGGAATATTTATCGGCTACCCTTATTACAAAAAGAATTATTCTTCTAATATTTCCAGAAATGGAATCGTTTTTATACCTACTCATGCAACCTATGATCAGGTAAGAAAAATACTATCGCCTTATTTAATTGATGCCGCCAGTTTTGATCATTCAGCTCATCAGTCGGATCTGTCAAAAAAAGTAAAAGCGGGTAAGTACAAATTGTTAAAAGGAGAAACTAATAAGGAGATTATTCGCAAAATAAGTCTTGGTTTACAGGAAGAGGTACATTTACGCTTGAAGAGCTATGATGATGTTTATGAGCTTGCCGGCGATTTAGGGAAAAATCTGGAAAGTGATTCTATAACATTTATCAATTATTTTAAATCCGTTGCTCATCAAAAAGGATTTTCAGATGTAGAGCAACTGAAAATATTCTTTACACCGGATACCTATTTTATGTATTGGAATACTCCTCCTCAAGAATTTTTTTCAAGATTCGATAAAATGTATACTAATTTTTGGACAGATCAAAGAATTGACCAGGCTCAGACATTAGGCTTAACAAGATTGGAAGTTTATACCTTAGCCTCTATCGTTCAGAGAGAATATATGAAAAAGGACGAACTACCTGTTATTGCAAGTTTATATCTAAACCGTTTAAAAAAAGGTATGAAGCTTCAGTCTGATCCTACGGTTATCTATGCAGAACGAAAGGTAAAAGGATTTAAAGTACTCATTCGAAGGGTAAAAAATTTATCGGTTGACTCTCCTTATAATACATATAAATACAAAGGCTTACCCCCATTACCTATCTGCATGGTTAATGAATTTGTTATAGATGCGGTTCTCAATCCTGCCAAAACTGACTATCTGTTCATGTGTGCAATTGAGAATACAGGTAGACACGCATTTACTTCCAATGCTGATGAACATATGAGAAATGCCAGAGCTTATAGAGAATGGCTGGATAAAAGAGGGATTAAATAA
- a CDS encoding pseudouridine synthase has product MKNNSNNRRGSGRNEKSYKRDSSYSKDTRKENKVSKFDNKREDKPKRDFKSPPTFRKNQTKKTPEKEGTRLNKYIANSGVCSRREADLFIQNGVVQVNGKTITEFGYQVMPGDDVFFDGRYIRPEKNVYVLLNKPKGYISTTKDEKARKTVLDLVANASPYRLYPVGRLDRQTTGVLLLTNDGELTKKLTHPSHEMKKIYHVTLDRKVSVEDFNKLLEGLRFEEGVAKVDKVSFIEGAPKNEVGVEIHIGWNRIIRRMFERLGYNVEKLDRVMFAGLTKKSLKRGYWRILTDLEINNLKML; this is encoded by the coding sequence ATGAAAAATAATTCAAATAACAGAAGAGGCTCAGGAAGAAATGAAAAATCGTATAAGAGAGATTCTTCATATTCAAAAGATACCCGTAAGGAAAACAAAGTTTCCAAATTTGACAATAAAAGAGAAGATAAACCAAAAAGGGATTTTAAATCTCCTCCAACGTTCAGAAAAAATCAGACAAAGAAAACTCCGGAAAAAGAAGGAACCCGATTAAATAAATATATTGCTAATTCAGGAGTTTGCAGCCGTAGAGAAGCCGATTTATTTATACAAAACGGAGTTGTACAGGTGAACGGTAAAACAATTACCGAATTCGGATATCAGGTAATGCCCGGTGATGATGTATTTTTTGATGGAAGATACATCAGACCGGAAAAAAACGTTTATGTGCTTTTAAATAAACCTAAAGGATATATATCTACCACCAAGGATGAAAAAGCCAGAAAAACCGTATTGGATCTGGTTGCTAATGCATCTCCATACCGATTATATCCGGTGGGAAGATTAGATCGTCAGACCACAGGAGTATTACTGCTTACCAATGACGGAGAGCTTACCAAAAAACTTACGCATCCTTCTCATGAAATGAAAAAAATATATCATGTAACCCTGGATCGTAAAGTTTCAGTTGAAGACTTCAATAAACTTCTGGAAGGACTTCGTTTTGAAGAAGGAGTTGCAAAAGTGGATAAAGTATCCTTTATAGAAGGAGCTCCTAAAAATGAAGTAGGTGTTGAAATTCATATCGGATGGAATCGTATTATCCGAAGAATGTTTGAGAGACTGGGTTATAATGTTGAAAAATTAGACCGGGTAATGTTTGCCGGATTGACTAAAAAATCACTCAAACGAGGATATTGGAGAATTCTAACAGACCTGGAAATAAATAATTTAAAAATGCTCTAA
- a CDS encoding endonuclease/exonuclease/phosphatase family protein — protein sequence MNNLLLRIIFPCFFITLYSNAYAQNSQTRNYKTATVMFYNVENLYDTIKSADIINGNLLPEDPNYQISVPEDSALASGLEIYKGELSFEKLKGKQVIRKQILTDEFYYQGTKVWNSKKYQQKISNLAKVISEAGRTETHASPAIVGLCEVENEHVLNDLCKELRKKGSVYGFVHFNSFDARGVDTGLLYDKSRFIVTGQKRLIVSLERNSGYREYTRDILWVEGLLDGEKMYFFVNHWPSRRGGEQASMPKRIKAAEVLKKAMDSILTVNPDAKILAMGDYNDDPTSPSIKKTIGTFSRKSDIKKGLYFNPAEQLYKKGSGTLAYQDIFSFFDQQIMSPAMVSNPNQGYQYYSMNVFSPLYLTTKEGQWKGYPFRSFSGDNYTGGYSDHFPVYTILIKEINP from the coding sequence ATGAATAATTTATTGTTAAGAATCATATTTCCTTGCTTTTTTATTACGCTTTATTCAAATGCTTATGCGCAGAACTCTCAAACGAGGAATTATAAGACGGCAACCGTTATGTTTTATAACGTGGAAAACTTATACGACACCATCAAATCGGCAGATATCATAAATGGCAATTTATTACCGGAAGATCCTAACTATCAAATCAGCGTTCCTGAAGACAGCGCTCTGGCTTCAGGGTTAGAAATTTACAAGGGAGAGCTTAGTTTTGAAAAGCTTAAAGGAAAACAGGTGATAAGAAAACAGATTCTGACGGATGAGTTTTACTATCAGGGCACCAAGGTCTGGAATTCAAAAAAATACCAGCAGAAAATAAGTAATCTGGCCAAAGTAATATCTGAGGCGGGCAGAACCGAAACACATGCTTCCCCTGCCATCGTAGGCTTATGCGAGGTTGAAAACGAACACGTTTTAAACGACTTGTGCAAGGAACTGCGAAAGAAAGGAAGTGTTTACGGGTTTGTACATTTTAATTCTTTTGATGCGCGGGGGGTAGATACCGGACTTTTATATGACAAGTCCCGTTTTATCGTAACAGGACAAAAAAGACTGATTGTCAGTCTGGAAAGGAACTCGGGCTACCGGGAATATACACGGGATATTTTATGGGTAGAAGGACTGCTGGATGGTGAAAAAATGTATTTTTTTGTCAATCACTGGCCTTCAAGAAGAGGAGGAGAACAGGCCAGCATGCCGAAAAGAATTAAAGCGGCAGAGGTGCTAAAAAAAGCCATGGACAGTATTCTCACTGTGAACCCTGATGCTAAAATCCTGGCTATGGGAGATTACAACGACGATCCTACCAGCCCCAGCATTAAAAAAACCATCGGAACTTTTTCCAGAAAAAGCGATATAAAAAAAGGATTGTATTTTAATCCGGCAGAACAATTATACAAAAAAGGATCCGGTACTCTAGCTTATCAGGACATTTTCAGCTTTTTTGATCAGCAGATCATGTCTCCGGCTATGGTCAGCAATCCCAACCAAGGATATCAATATTACTCTATGAATGTTTTTTCCCCACTTTATTTAACTACTAAAGAAGGACAATGGAAAGGCTACCCCTTCCGTTCGTTTTCGGGAGATAATTATACCGGCGGATACAGCGATCATTTTCCGGTTTACACAATTTTAATCAAGGAAATTAACCCGTAG